The following are encoded together in the Oceanivirga salmonicida genome:
- a CDS encoding GrdX family protein, whose product MKLLTNNPKFLNYISKGIEVDFRNVSYLEILKIARDYIHENYEILTHPMYGSVKPNETVYRTIVLKTGDILDINSVNLISQAIETFIKFEKNKKTPMWVETVKDDFSVIDYDLITNAINRIIK is encoded by the coding sequence GTGAAATTGTTAACAAATAATCCGAAGTTTTTGAATTATATAAGTAAAGGCATAGAAGTAGATTTTAGAAATGTAAGTTATCTTGAAATATTAAAAATAGCAAGAGATTATATACATGAAAATTATGAAATACTTACTCATCCTATGTATGGAAGTGTAAAGCCAAATGAAACTGTTTATAGAACAATAGTTTTAAAAACAGGAGATATTTTAGATATTAATTCAGTTAATTTAATATCGCAGGCAATAGAGACATTTATAAAATTTGAAAAAAATAAAAAAACTCCAATGTGGGTTGAAACAGTAAAAGACGATTTTAGTGTCATAGATTATGATTTAATTACAAATGCTATAAATAGAATAATTAAATAA